The sequence ATGTTCATTGGGAGAAAGCTGAATATCATATCGAATGCCGGTTTTAGCCTTTTTTCGTACCACGCTTGCCATGGGTGCTTCCTTTCTTTGTTATCTCATAGCCAAAATACTCAAGTAGTTTTTCCGCCGTTTCGCAGTAAAGAGACTGGTTTTTTTCCATAATTCGGTGAATCTGCCCCTGGTCAATACCTGTGTCCTTGGCGATTCGATACCGACTCTGCCCGCTCTTATTTATTTCATTCCGTATTGTCTTTAGAATATCCATATTTTACATTATCTCTATATCATTGCGCAATGTCAAGTAATTTTCAGTCTTTTTTATCCGGCAGTTTTCGCCTGTTCGATAAAATCATCCAGGTCCGCCGGGTCAAAGCGAATCAGACGCCCCATGCGAACCGACTTAATTTTTCCGTCCTTCTGTAAATTCCAGAGAGTCCGTTCACTGATAGCCAGGTATGAAGCCGCCTGTCTGCTTTTCATTAATCGACTTTTTGTATGTTCGCTCATTTTGAAGTTTTTCATCGTTGATCTCCATTTCTTTGCTGTCATAATTTAATTCTTTACAGATGTCGATACCGACAATACGCCCCGACTTAAAAACTCATTCCTATACACACCCCTATAAACCGTCCCGACCGTCCCTTTCGTCCAAACTTATGTGCAAAGGGATGTTTCTTCCTGCGAATCGCTGCAAATTGATGATTCCGGTTCAATTCCATACGCCTCAAAAACCGTCCCTAATTCCTGCTTTGAGGGACGGAAGACCCGCTTACCATTGGTTTTCTGACTCTTGATGTTGTAGCGACTCAAGATAGAACTGATACCCCGCGCACTGTATTTACTGAACAAAGCTGGCTCTTTTTCTTTAGCTTTTTCCAGCAGTTTGCCCGGTTCAATTCCATAAAAATCTGTATATATTTCTTCTCTGAGCAGTTGAAGCAGTATTTCATCCGTTTCCGGCATAATATCCTCATTATTTTCCATTGTTTTAATCGCATGTTCCTGGACAA comes from Deltaproteobacteria bacterium and encodes:
- a CDS encoding helix-turn-helix domain-containing protein — protein: MSEHTKSRLMKSRQAASYLAISERTLWNLQKDGKIKSVRMGRLIRFDPADLDDFIEQAKTAG